The sequence below is a genomic window from Monomorium pharaonis isolate MP-MQ-018 unplaced genomic scaffold, ASM1337386v2 scaffold_101, whole genome shotgun sequence.
tacttGGATTTTcctgtattttttcttctataaaaacaatttacttttaaattaatttattataatattaatttttaatttaaattaactcaATTCGTGAGAAGGTTGGAGTGAGTGTATGTTTCCTTGTCTCTCTTCGTTGGAATCTGCGTGTGTTTGAGCGTGTACGTCTTCGTTTACGTTGGCCTATGCGTATACGTGTGCTTATACgataactatattaaaatagaatactcattttttttattttttgaggaACGTTATTTTGTACGTGTTTGCGTTGGCATATACCTATGCGAGTACGTTACCTTTTAAaccttttaaacttttaaacctttaataaaataattaaataaaggtttttaaaaagaatgtaattatttaataaaaattattaaataaaaatttatatagattatttatttttatagataacatGTATTAGTAAGGTTCATTCGCTCACAGAATGTAAAGAAGctttcgaaaaattaataaaagaaaattctaagTTACGAACAGAAGGggatgaattaataaatgaaaacaaaaaattaaagagctcCAGAAAGGAACTAAAAAAgcaaatagaagaaaaagaattggaaataaaaaaacttcgtGAATTAAATGACGGTTTGCAAATTAGTTTCATTCAAAAAACTAAGGAGTCTACTAAGGAGTATGAATGTAAATACTTTTTCtcgtactttttatttaaaacaaatttatatgtatgtatgtatgtatatgaattagtgttcccctttttttcttatctttctcATTTAAGGACTTTTTACATATAAGGTTCCAAAATGCTGTGTATGCGCCAAGCTACTGTTATACTTGTGTAATCAATTTACTTTCTTAGGGTAAAGTCCCATGGAGCGAATTATGCGGAAGCGAAAcaagcggatcaccaatcacgagACCATTTCGACGCAATCTTTGAAAGAATTCTATCAGAATGATCCGTGATTGgcgatccgctcgttccgtaTCCGCGTAATCCGCTACATGGGACTTCACCCTTACTGTCTGGATATGAGTGTCCTCTCTTGTCTGAAGCACACACGGCACTTGGCACCTTATGTAGAAATCGTCTTacgatattttacaatatttaaaatacttttttttaaagaaatattaaaaaattcatttagagcaactacattttttaaaaaatataagaaatacataatacctgaaaataaaatactttgttttttttagctAAGTTAGAGCAACTTTCAAACTCAAGAGAACGGTTAGATTACTCTCAGAATTATCCAGCAATTGGAATTTTGCGTACTTCAGACGATTTCCGAAGggtaaataattttgcgcTTTCTTGGTAGAAAATTAACTAGATCACAAGGTAGATGTGTCTAACTTCTAacgtatacaaaatttttatttttattgagataCCCATGTAAAGTTTAGATCTAGCTAagtttaatctaattttatctaGTCTAGTTTTATCTAGTCTTTCACAAAAGCCCTGATAGCTTATACACAGGCgcgtagaaaattttctacCAGGGATTATTTTctccaattttattaataaattattaaagaccttatttataaattttctatattatatattaggtACACATTGGTAGAAACCAGTGGGTCACTGAAAAACAGTACAGtaatttactaaataattcaaaaacacCCAGTCAATGTGCTAGTAATATATTAACGCTAGTTTTCAGTATTGAAGAATTAACGACTAGCACAAAAACTGGATATGAAAGTAATAAGAAACTAAGTAAATTACGTGacttaaataaagaaacgaaGAGATTGGGTAAATTAAAATGCCCAAAATTGGACGAAATAAAATACGGTGCTTGTGAaggtataaaaatgtaataagaagttttatttgtaattttgagtTGTCATAAATAACATGTAGCTTTGATTTccagattattatatatattggatgaaacatatttataaaccaaataaagaaggaaaaacattgtttttgtCAGATATgttgaaatttgatatttttgcgGGAAGAAAAATTGCAGAAATGAAAAGACCAGAGAGAAaaacatcaaaattaaaatcacgAAAACTTGTGGAAACTGAATCAGATGATGGAAAAAACTCGAATGAAAAGCATTCTGATTCTGATAATGAAGTAATTTGTGAAGCTGAAATTAATCagtataaaatacattccGCTAATAAGACTGAAAAACCCTCAACGgaaattgaaacaaatgacAAACCAAATGAATATGATACTAGAAAAGGAGTAAATAAAACTACTAAGGAGACTACTAAGGAGACTACTAAGGAGACTACTTCTACTAATGAGACAGGTATGGAAACAGTTTTTGTTGACTCAGAGCATTTGGATCTTGACGATAAAGAATTAAGTtactaaatctaaaaaaaccTTACAGATGATGCAATAAGTGATACCAATTTTGATTGGACTCCAACTAATTCATCGGCTTCAGATGTTGAGGACATCTGAATCAAGTCTTAGAGAGAATAGTTTAGATGACGTTTTAAGTTTaacaaatactttaaatttgttactgaataaaagttttttatcagtgtttatgtttaaaaatatttttttgacgttttaaaatttattaaacttattgtaatgacaattatacattattatagtatatagtagtttttattatatagcacttttatagtattatacatattgtataaaaaaattttttggattttataataaataaccacaattataattaaatcagcTTTAACCCTTCCGTtgacacatttaatttttaaatcaggtTTGTCATGAGGTGTTTAGTACCCCAGCCCTAACTTAGTT
It includes:
- the LOC118647983 gene encoding early endosome antigen 1-like, producing the protein MNRQLKEQEELVCNKLSKFKSDLLPINVTLKDKENLDLSNITDTPPSPKKYRVTEDLAQTKNKFMQDDNLVKALTKETNTRNEKEKCGNESPKKQLKHSKTFQMNCQLKEQEELVCNKLSNFKSDLLPMNAVTLKDKENLDLSNITDTPPSPKKYRVTEDLAQTKNKFMQDDNLVKALTEETNTRNEKEKCDNESQKLSRSKVIPKITCISKVHSLTECKEAFEKLIKENSKLRTEGDELINENKKLKSSRKELKKQIEEKELEIKKLRELNDGLQISFIQKTKESTKEYESKLEQLSNSRERLDYSQNYPAIGILRTSDDFRRVHIGRNQWVTEKQYSNLLNNSKTPSQCASNILTLVFSIEELTTSTKTGYESNKKLSKLRDLNKETKRLGKLKCPKLDEIKYGACEDYYIYWMKHIYKPNKEGKTLFLSDMLKFDIFAGRKIAEMKRPERKTSKLKSRKLVETESDDGKNSNEKHSDSDNEVICEAEINQYKIHSANKTEKPSTEIETNDKPNEYDTRKGVNKTTKETTKETTKETTSTNETDDAISDTNFDWTPTNSSASDVEDI